In the candidate division TA06 bacterium genome, GGTGACTGCCGTCGTGTCCTGCGAATAACCGGAGGAGCTGATCAAAAATATGATCAAAAACATAAAACCAATGGTCAGAACCTTTTTCATTTTGCTCTCCTTTTCAATGTTAGTTTTTGTTTAAAAGTTTTTCAATTGTTAACTTCAGTTCATCCAGGTTGCCGGACTTGACTAGGTAGGCGTCGGCCAGCCAGGACGAAAAATCGGCCTTGTAAGCCGGAAAAGCGGTGTTGATGACGATGGGGATTTTGGGGTCAAAATCCCGCATCCAGCGCAGGGCCTCCAGGCCGCCTTCCTCGGCCGTCAGTTTCAAATCCAGCACCACCAGCTCCGGCTTTTCCTTTTCAAAGCACTGCCGGGCCTCTTCGGCCGAGGCGGCGGCAGTAACCTGATGCCCCTGAGCCTCCAGTTCCTTTTGATAAAGCAGACGGATGTTCTGTTCGTCGTCCACTACCAGCAATTTTCCCATATCGCCCATCCTTCCCTTTTAAAAGAGTTGAACTTAACGCTATCCCGCCCGGTGAACTTAGCGCCCTTCGGGTGGGCTTAAAGAATAAC is a window encoding:
- a CDS encoding response regulator; its protein translation is MGKLLVVDDEQNIRLLYQKELEAQGHQVTAAASAEEARQCFEKEKPELVVLDLKLTAEEGGLEALRWMRDFDPKIPIVINTAFPAYKADFSSWLADAYLVKSGNLDELKLTIEKLLNKN